Proteins encoded within one genomic window of Arachis ipaensis cultivar K30076 chromosome B08, Araip1.1, whole genome shotgun sequence:
- the LOC110265319 gene encoding dolichyl-diphosphooligosaccharide--protein glycosyltransferase subunit 2-like, with the protein MKYNCHILDFFKDFLSLVEKFYYLSGRYDIELTVGDAVIENSFLRPLGHLELDLPEVPTIKAPRLPPLAIDPYTRYGPKAEITHLFRTPESKVAVEGRVQFDLLQVSFTGSMEIKLLALLSWA; encoded by the exons ATGAAATACAat TGTCATATTCTGGATTTTTTCAAG gattttcttagcTTGGTGGAGAAATTTTACTATCTCTCTGGCAGATATGACATTGAGCTGACTGTTGGTGATGCTGTCATA GAGAACTCTTTCTTACGGCCACTTGGCCATCTTGAATTAGATCTTCCAGAAGTACCTACTATCAAGGCACCCCGTCTTCCTCCACTAGCTATTGATCCATACACGAGATATGGGCCCAAAGCAGAGATAACCCACTTATTCAGGACTCCTGAAAGTAAAGTTGCTGTAGAAGGGAGAGTTCAGTTTGATCTGCTCCAG GTCAGCTTCACCGGTTCGATGGAG ATAAAGCTGCTAGCCTTGCTCTCTTGGGCATAG